In the genome of Populus nigra chromosome 9, ddPopNigr1.1, whole genome shotgun sequence, one region contains:
- the LOC133702696 gene encoding uncharacterized protein LOC133702696 isoform X1 has protein sequence MSKKKAFSGHTMSLKDFHGGSIPTNLPLPSAPGVIVRSNDWPGHDRLNSWGGRVNRPDHWVRPHSSPATRHWDDKTPFLSRNVCIGRHFDEEERKPLDGFSGPRRTFSDESFRVAPSKVELMPEAALSGEVTASYMAASTAESHARRVHERAHVEVHSQNVGDTVGLRVNGSYANAWTVRKELVMGINEPLQSTWSETSAMSKLAHASALEKVSSGRWQTNHSMHNQTNAEVVEHLETEKDIGNMGSDGYSYNRMNAAGETEISAAMLSRHVERGLTVEDRIPGHRKEFADRDRDRAPLPSELKERNPLTHIDRVQLPCSDAKFGGSIVQPPVRLEASERPKVKLLPRIKPLEVSELPVPHHMQENQLPSNPAHGYAITSKELHPNVNAAKLPSVGVETENQMVERRKLNLKPRSQPLEQLDGNIERERKLLFGGARPREVVLKERGIDDAAMINHDLVRRLDRTKHDVVKTLRVTEHATPTRNGQRTDTLPPDQRIVKKFERKDQQVDTERVDDQRRNWHNENWRNNRETGRRQQKERQPSPETWRKHVEQPKPASPDTGLRYGKIASALELAQAFSRSFSDRKLADRCSGQRNLPGNVRMPFSRLMAPTPRPQINGY, from the exons ATGTCAAAGAAGAAAGCTTTTAGTGGCCATACAATGAGTCTTAAGGACTTTCATGGTGGCTCTATCCCTACCAATCTCCCTTTGCCTTCTGCTCCTGGTGT AATTGTTAGGTCTAATGATTGGCCTGGTCATGACCGGCTGAATTCATGGGGAGGTCGAGTGAATCGTCCTGATCACTGGGTTAGGCCCCATTCATCCCCAGCCACGAGGCATTGGGATGATAAAACTCCGTTTCTTAGTCGTAATGTATGCATTGGTCGTCACTTTGATGAGGAGGAAAGGAAACCCTTGGATGGTTTTTCAGGTCCACGCCGGACTTTCAGTGATGAGAGTTTTCGAGTTGCACCAAGTAAGGTAGAGTTGATGCCAGAGGCTGCTTTGAGTGGGGAGGTAACTGCTTCATATATGGCAGCTTCAACTGCAGAGTCACATGCAAGGAGGGTTCATGAGAGAGCTCATGTGGAGGTGCATTCGCAGAATGTAGGAGATACTGTTGGTTTGAGAGTTAATGGGTCATATGCAAATGCATGGACAGTTAGGAAGGAGTTGGTCATGGGCATTAATGAGCCACTGCAGTCGACCTGGTCAGAAACAAGTGCCATGTCGAAGTTGGCTCATGCAAGTGCATTGGAAAAGGTTTCTTCAGGAAGATGGCAGACAAATCATTCAATGCATAATCAGACAAATGCTGAGGTTGTTGAACATCTGGAAACGGAGAAAGATATAGGGAACATGGGTTCTGATGGTTATTCATATAATAGGATGAACGCGGCAGGTGAGACAGAAATTTCTGCTGCAATGTTGTCAAGGCATGTGGAAAGGGGTCTGACTGTTGAGGATAGGATCCCGGGTCATAGAAAGGAGTTTGCTGATCGTGACAGGGACAGGGCTCCTTTGCCTTCAGAATTGAAAGAGAGAAACCCATTAACTCATATTGACAGGGTTCAACTGCCATGTTCGGATGCCAAATTTGGTGGGTCTATAGTGCAGCCCCCTGTGCGCCTTGAAGCATCAGAGCGACCTAAGGTGAAGTTGCTTCCAAGAATAAAGCCATTGGAGGTTTCAGAACTTCCTGTGCCCCATCATATGCAG GAGAACCAACTGCCAAGCAACCCGGCTCATGGTTATGCTATTACTAGTAAAGAGTTGCACCCAAATGTTAATGCTGCAAAACTTCCTTCAGTTGGTGTTGAGACTGAGAATCAAATGGTAGAGCGGcgaaaattgaatttgaagccACGGTCACAGCCTCTTGAACAGTTAGATGGGAACATTGAAAGGGAAAG GAAACTGTTATTTGGTGGTGCTCGGCCACGTGAAGTG GTTTTGAAAGAGCGAGGAATAGATGATGCTGCCATGATCAACCATGATTTGGTTCGGCGTTTAGACAG GACCAAGCATGATGTTGTTAAGACTCTGAGAGTTACTGAGCATGCAACTCCTACACGTAATGGTCAAAGAACAGACACTCTTCCTCCGGATCAAAGGATTGTAAAGAAATTTGAGCGGAAGGATCAGCAGGTAGACACTGAGAGAGTGGATGACCAGAGAAGAAACTGGCATAATGAGAACTGGAGGAACAATAGGGAGACTGGGAGGAGGCAGCAGAAGGAAAGACAGCCTTCACCAGAGACCTGGCGCAAGCATGTCGAGCAACCAAAACCTGCCTCCCCTGATACAGGTTTGCGCTATGGGAAAATAGCTTCAGCTCTGGAGCTTGCCCAAGCATTCTCAAGATCATTTTCTGATCGAAAATTAGCTGATCGATGTTCTGGCCAAAGGAACCTCCCTGGCAATGTGAGGATGCCTTTTTCCCGACTGATGGCCCCAACTCCTAGGCCTCAGATAAATGGCTACTAA
- the LOC133702696 gene encoding uncharacterized protein LOC133702696 isoform X2, translating to MSKKKAFSGHTMSLKDFHGGSIPTNLPLPSAPGVSNDWPGHDRLNSWGGRVNRPDHWVRPHSSPATRHWDDKTPFLSRNVCIGRHFDEEERKPLDGFSGPRRTFSDESFRVAPSKVELMPEAALSGEVTASYMAASTAESHARRVHERAHVEVHSQNVGDTVGLRVNGSYANAWTVRKELVMGINEPLQSTWSETSAMSKLAHASALEKVSSGRWQTNHSMHNQTNAEVVEHLETEKDIGNMGSDGYSYNRMNAAGETEISAAMLSRHVERGLTVEDRIPGHRKEFADRDRDRAPLPSELKERNPLTHIDRVQLPCSDAKFGGSIVQPPVRLEASERPKVKLLPRIKPLEVSELPVPHHMQENQLPSNPAHGYAITSKELHPNVNAAKLPSVGVETENQMVERRKLNLKPRSQPLEQLDGNIERERKLLFGGARPREVVLKERGIDDAAMINHDLVRRLDRTKHDVVKTLRVTEHATPTRNGQRTDTLPPDQRIVKKFERKDQQVDTERVDDQRRNWHNENWRNNRETGRRQQKERQPSPETWRKHVEQPKPASPDTGLRYGKIASALELAQAFSRSFSDRKLADRCSGQRNLPGNVRMPFSRLMAPTPRPQINGY from the exons ATGTCAAAGAAGAAAGCTTTTAGTGGCCATACAATGAGTCTTAAGGACTTTCATGGTGGCTCTATCCCTACCAATCTCCCTTTGCCTTCTGCTCCTGGTGT GTCTAATGATTGGCCTGGTCATGACCGGCTGAATTCATGGGGAGGTCGAGTGAATCGTCCTGATCACTGGGTTAGGCCCCATTCATCCCCAGCCACGAGGCATTGGGATGATAAAACTCCGTTTCTTAGTCGTAATGTATGCATTGGTCGTCACTTTGATGAGGAGGAAAGGAAACCCTTGGATGGTTTTTCAGGTCCACGCCGGACTTTCAGTGATGAGAGTTTTCGAGTTGCACCAAGTAAGGTAGAGTTGATGCCAGAGGCTGCTTTGAGTGGGGAGGTAACTGCTTCATATATGGCAGCTTCAACTGCAGAGTCACATGCAAGGAGGGTTCATGAGAGAGCTCATGTGGAGGTGCATTCGCAGAATGTAGGAGATACTGTTGGTTTGAGAGTTAATGGGTCATATGCAAATGCATGGACAGTTAGGAAGGAGTTGGTCATGGGCATTAATGAGCCACTGCAGTCGACCTGGTCAGAAACAAGTGCCATGTCGAAGTTGGCTCATGCAAGTGCATTGGAAAAGGTTTCTTCAGGAAGATGGCAGACAAATCATTCAATGCATAATCAGACAAATGCTGAGGTTGTTGAACATCTGGAAACGGAGAAAGATATAGGGAACATGGGTTCTGATGGTTATTCATATAATAGGATGAACGCGGCAGGTGAGACAGAAATTTCTGCTGCAATGTTGTCAAGGCATGTGGAAAGGGGTCTGACTGTTGAGGATAGGATCCCGGGTCATAGAAAGGAGTTTGCTGATCGTGACAGGGACAGGGCTCCTTTGCCTTCAGAATTGAAAGAGAGAAACCCATTAACTCATATTGACAGGGTTCAACTGCCATGTTCGGATGCCAAATTTGGTGGGTCTATAGTGCAGCCCCCTGTGCGCCTTGAAGCATCAGAGCGACCTAAGGTGAAGTTGCTTCCAAGAATAAAGCCATTGGAGGTTTCAGAACTTCCTGTGCCCCATCATATGCAG GAGAACCAACTGCCAAGCAACCCGGCTCATGGTTATGCTATTACTAGTAAAGAGTTGCACCCAAATGTTAATGCTGCAAAACTTCCTTCAGTTGGTGTTGAGACTGAGAATCAAATGGTAGAGCGGcgaaaattgaatttgaagccACGGTCACAGCCTCTTGAACAGTTAGATGGGAACATTGAAAGGGAAAG GAAACTGTTATTTGGTGGTGCTCGGCCACGTGAAGTG GTTTTGAAAGAGCGAGGAATAGATGATGCTGCCATGATCAACCATGATTTGGTTCGGCGTTTAGACAG GACCAAGCATGATGTTGTTAAGACTCTGAGAGTTACTGAGCATGCAACTCCTACACGTAATGGTCAAAGAACAGACACTCTTCCTCCGGATCAAAGGATTGTAAAGAAATTTGAGCGGAAGGATCAGCAGGTAGACACTGAGAGAGTGGATGACCAGAGAAGAAACTGGCATAATGAGAACTGGAGGAACAATAGGGAGACTGGGAGGAGGCAGCAGAAGGAAAGACAGCCTTCACCAGAGACCTGGCGCAAGCATGTCGAGCAACCAAAACCTGCCTCCCCTGATACAGGTTTGCGCTATGGGAAAATAGCTTCAGCTCTGGAGCTTGCCCAAGCATTCTCAAGATCATTTTCTGATCGAAAATTAGCTGATCGATGTTCTGGCCAAAGGAACCTCCCTGGCAATGTGAGGATGCCTTTTTCCCGACTGATGGCCCCAACTCCTAGGCCTCAGATAAATGGCTACTAA
- the LOC133702698 gene encoding alpha-farnesene synthase-like, with protein sequence MEYKQQVQVEQNSLQCQNNSEGIDMRQERRSANYKPNIWKYDFLQSLSSKYDEEQYRRVTEKLREEVKSVFVEEAVDLLAKLKLVDSVIKLGLRSYFEEEIKQSLDIIAASIKNKNLNVEENLYCTALRFKLLRLHGYEVSQGVFNGFFDGTFDKSKCTDVRGLIELFEASHLAYEGEATLEDAKAFSARILTAINCSAIESDLAKHVVHVLELPSNWRVLWFDVKWHINTYENDKQTNRHLLALAKVNFNMVQATLQKDLRDVSRWWRNLGIIENLSFTRDRLVESFLCTVGLVFEPKYSSFRKWLTKVIIMILIIDDVYDVYGSLHELQQFTKAVSRWDTGEVQELPECMKICFQTLYDITNEMALEMQREKDGSQALPHLKKVWADFCKAMFMEAKWFNEGYTPSLQEYLSNAWVSSSGTVISVHSFFSIMTELETEEISNFLEKNQDLVYNISLIIRLCNDLGTSVAEQERGDAASSVVCYMREVNVSEEVARNHINNIIKKTWKKINGHCFTKSPTLQLLVNINTNMARVVHNLYQHGDGFGVQDRHDNKKQILTLLVEPFKLDLPEFSF encoded by the exons ATGGAATACAAGCAACAAGTGCAAGTTGAGCAAAATTCTTTGCAATGCCAGAACAATTCTGAAGGCATTGATATGAGACAAGAAAGGCGGTCTGCCAATTATAAACCAAATATTTGGAAATATGATTTCCTACAATCTCTTTCTAGCAAATATGAT GAAGAGCAATACCGAAGGGTGACTGAGAAGCTGAGGGAGGAAGTTAAGAGCGTTTTTGTGGAAGAAGCAGTGGACTTATTGGCTAAGTTGAAGCTTGTTGATAGCGTCATAAAGCTCGGCCTGCGGAGTTACTTTGAGGAAGAAATCAAACAATCTCTAGACATCATAGCAGCTTcgattaagaataaaaatctcAACGTGGAAGAGAATCTTTATTGCACTGCATTACGCTTCAAGCTTCTCAGGCTGCACGGATATGAAGTTTCACAAG GCGTCTTCAATGGCTTTTTCGATGGCACTTTCGACAAAAGCAAATGCACAGATGTTAGGGGCTTGATCGAGCTCTTCGAGGCCTCACATTTAGCCTACGAGGGTGAAGCTACGCTGGAAGACGCTAAAGCCTTTTCAGCTAGAATTTTAACTGCTATAAATTGTAGTGCCATCGAAAGCGACCTTGCAAAACATGTGGTGCATGTCTTAGAACTTCCGTCCAACTGGAGAGTGTTGTGGTTTGATGTCAAATGGCACATCAACACGTACGAGAATGACAAGCAAACAAATAGGCATTTACTTGCCTTGGCTAAAGTGAACTTCAACATGGTCCAAGCCACGCTCCAAAAAGATCTGAGGGATGTTTCCAG GTGGTGGAGGAATTTGGGTATAATAGAGAATCTAAGCTTCACAAGGGACCGACTGGTTGAGAGCTTCTTGTGCACAGTGGGACTTGTATTTGAGCCTAAGTACAGCAGCTTTAGGAAGTGGCTCACTAAAGTCATAATCATGATACTAATCATAGATGATGTCTATGATGTTTATGGTTCTCTGCACGAGCTGCAGCAATTCACCAAAGCTGTTAGCAG GTGGGATACCGGAGAAGTTCAAGAACTGCCAGAATGTATGAAGATTTGTTTCCAAACCCTCTATGATATAACTAATGAAATGGCTCTCGAAATGCAAAGGGAGAAAGATGGGAGTCAAGCTCTACCTCACCTAAAGAAAGTG TGGGCAGATTTTTGCAAAGCAATGTTCATGGAGGCAAAATGGTTCAATGAAGGATACACACCTTCCTTGCAAGAGTATTTGAGCAACGCATGGGTTTCATCGTCAGGCACTGTGATTTCAGTTCATTCATTTTTCTCTATAATGACTGAGCTAGAGACAGAAGAGATATCGAATTTTCTCGAGAAAAATCAAGACTTGGTGTACAACATTTCTCTCATAATTCGGCTTTGCAATGATCTTGGGACTTCTGTG GCAGAGCAAGAGAGAGGAGATGCTGCTTCATCAGTAGTGTGCTATATGCGAGAAGTGAATGTTTCGGAGGAAGTTGCAAGGAATCatataaataacataataaagaaaacatggaagaaaataaatggaCACTGCTTCACAAAATCTCCTACGCTGCAATTGCTTGTTAATATCAACACCAATATGGCGCGGGTGGTCCATAACCTCTACCAACATGGTGATGGGTTTGGTGTTCAAGATCGCCATGATAATAAAAAGCAGATCCTCACCCTCCTTGTTGAACCCTTCAAGCTCGATTTAccagaattttctttttaa
- the LOC133702696 gene encoding uncharacterized protein LOC133702696 isoform X3, whose translation MPEAALSGEVTASYMAASTAESHARRVHERAHVEVHSQNVGDTVGLRVNGSYANAWTVRKELVMGINEPLQSTWSETSAMSKLAHASALEKVSSGRWQTNHSMHNQTNAEVVEHLETEKDIGNMGSDGYSYNRMNAAGETEISAAMLSRHVERGLTVEDRIPGHRKEFADRDRDRAPLPSELKERNPLTHIDRVQLPCSDAKFGGSIVQPPVRLEASERPKVKLLPRIKPLEVSELPVPHHMQENQLPSNPAHGYAITSKELHPNVNAAKLPSVGVETENQMVERRKLNLKPRSQPLEQLDGNIERERKLLFGGARPREVVLKERGIDDAAMINHDLVRRLDRTKHDVVKTLRVTEHATPTRNGQRTDTLPPDQRIVKKFERKDQQVDTERVDDQRRNWHNENWRNNRETGRRQQKERQPSPETWRKHVEQPKPASPDTGLRYGKIASALELAQAFSRSFSDRKLADRCSGQRNLPGNVRMPFSRLMAPTPRPQINGY comes from the exons ATGCCAGAGGCTGCTTTGAGTGGGGAGGTAACTGCTTCATATATGGCAGCTTCAACTGCAGAGTCACATGCAAGGAGGGTTCATGAGAGAGCTCATGTGGAGGTGCATTCGCAGAATGTAGGAGATACTGTTGGTTTGAGAGTTAATGGGTCATATGCAAATGCATGGACAGTTAGGAAGGAGTTGGTCATGGGCATTAATGAGCCACTGCAGTCGACCTGGTCAGAAACAAGTGCCATGTCGAAGTTGGCTCATGCAAGTGCATTGGAAAAGGTTTCTTCAGGAAGATGGCAGACAAATCATTCAATGCATAATCAGACAAATGCTGAGGTTGTTGAACATCTGGAAACGGAGAAAGATATAGGGAACATGGGTTCTGATGGTTATTCATATAATAGGATGAACGCGGCAGGTGAGACAGAAATTTCTGCTGCAATGTTGTCAAGGCATGTGGAAAGGGGTCTGACTGTTGAGGATAGGATCCCGGGTCATAGAAAGGAGTTTGCTGATCGTGACAGGGACAGGGCTCCTTTGCCTTCAGAATTGAAAGAGAGAAACCCATTAACTCATATTGACAGGGTTCAACTGCCATGTTCGGATGCCAAATTTGGTGGGTCTATAGTGCAGCCCCCTGTGCGCCTTGAAGCATCAGAGCGACCTAAGGTGAAGTTGCTTCCAAGAATAAAGCCATTGGAGGTTTCAGAACTTCCTGTGCCCCATCATATGCAG GAGAACCAACTGCCAAGCAACCCGGCTCATGGTTATGCTATTACTAGTAAAGAGTTGCACCCAAATGTTAATGCTGCAAAACTTCCTTCAGTTGGTGTTGAGACTGAGAATCAAATGGTAGAGCGGcgaaaattgaatttgaagccACGGTCACAGCCTCTTGAACAGTTAGATGGGAACATTGAAAGGGAAAG GAAACTGTTATTTGGTGGTGCTCGGCCACGTGAAGTG GTTTTGAAAGAGCGAGGAATAGATGATGCTGCCATGATCAACCATGATTTGGTTCGGCGTTTAGACAG GACCAAGCATGATGTTGTTAAGACTCTGAGAGTTACTGAGCATGCAACTCCTACACGTAATGGTCAAAGAACAGACACTCTTCCTCCGGATCAAAGGATTGTAAAGAAATTTGAGCGGAAGGATCAGCAGGTAGACACTGAGAGAGTGGATGACCAGAGAAGAAACTGGCATAATGAGAACTGGAGGAACAATAGGGAGACTGGGAGGAGGCAGCAGAAGGAAAGACAGCCTTCACCAGAGACCTGGCGCAAGCATGTCGAGCAACCAAAACCTGCCTCCCCTGATACAGGTTTGCGCTATGGGAAAATAGCTTCAGCTCTGGAGCTTGCCCAAGCATTCTCAAGATCATTTTCTGATCGAAAATTAGCTGATCGATGTTCTGGCCAAAGGAACCTCCCTGGCAATGTGAGGATGCCTTTTTCCCGACTGATGGCCCCAACTCCTAGGCCTCAGATAAATGGCTACTAA
- the LOC133702699 gene encoding BTB/POZ domain-containing protein At3g22104-like, whose translation MEVGNSLEVDVNGEEIFIVDKKILSSFSARLGKLFGNLASSSRKLKVIFDNFPGGSHVFELMARFCYNNGTIEITPSNVVLLNCAAHYMEIGSNSSEKLNLGDQTEKFLEGINYWTWSELLQALKQCQYLLPATNSSFLLEKVLDCLVGRLTLPTLASPVTCSSNNSSSQLSCDTSSTCSMRNNWSQTTWWFEDLLVLNANSFEKVIRMMMSQKLEHATIFRFIVFRLKSIYLSVRPAEECRITAVSINLLSLFDRSSLSCKGLFDILLAARLKNLSKFYKLKLEHLIGSMLDQSTSDHLLVPSPQRNHHVYDVNLVLRLAKAFLLEGSKMSRNQWSKVASLMDSYLIEVAPDFLLKPAKFAALVMVLPDSARESSDRLYEAIDTYLQVHVQLSEEEKMRLCSVVNRDKLSAEALEHLAQNSNFPSRETIRSFITQQSKINISIHDHFSYLKNSSQSTFHSDAKGEQEALEQILIYARRHGHSKKTDNLETELQGMQKRVAEWEKVCTMMCSEKRIVTKPSLHGLGKARSLPKLCS comes from the exons ATGGAAGTTGGCAACAGTCTTGAAGTGGATGTCAATGGAGAAGAAATTTTCATAGTGGACAAG AAAATTCTTTCATCCTTCTCTGCTAGACTCGGCAAATTATTTGGTAATTTGGCTAGTAGTTCAAGAAAACTGAAAGTAATATTTGACAACTTTCCAGGAGGTTCACATGTTTTTGAGCTCATGGCAAGGTTTTGTTACAACAATGGCACCATTGAAATTACTCCTTCTAACGTTGTCCTGCTAAACTGTGCTGCTCATTACATGGAGATTGGCAGTAATAGCTCAGAAAAGCTTAACTTGGGAGATCAGACTGAGAAGTTTCTTGAAGGGATCAATTACTGGACTTGGTCTGAGCTCCTACAAGCTCTGAAACAGTGCCAATATTTACTTCCTGCAACGAATTCATCATTTTTGCTTGAGAAAGTTTTGGATTGCCTTGTAGGAAGGCTTACTTTGCCTACTCTGGCAAGCCCAGTTACATGTTCGTCAAACAATTCAAGTTCTCAGTTATCCTGTGATACAAGCAGCACGTGTAGTATGAGGAACAACTGGTCTCAAACAACTTGGTGGTTTGAAGATCTTTTGGTTTTGAATGCCAATTCATTTGAGAAGGTGATCAGGATGATGATGTCCCAGAAACTAGAGCATGCTACCATTTTTAGGTTCATTGTTTTTCGCCTAAAATCGATATATCTCAGTGTCAGACCAGCTGAGGAGTGCAGAATCACAGCGGTTTCAATCAATCTGCTTTCCTTGTTCGATAGGAGTTCTCTTTCTTGCAAAGGCTTATTTGATATTCTACTGGCAGCAAGGTTGAAAAATTTAAGCAAGTTCTATAAACTCAAGTTAGAGCATCTGATAGGTTCAATGCTGGATCAATCAACTTCGGATCATCTACTTGTTCCATCTCCACAAAGGAACCATCATGTGTATGATGTGAATTTAGTTTTGAGGCTTGCAAAAGCCTTTCTCCTTGAAGGTTCAAAGATGTCTCGAAATCAATGGAGTAAGGTTGCTAGCTTGATGGACTCATACCTTATAGAAGTGGCTCCAGATTTCCTTCTGAAACCTGCCAAGTTTGCAGCATTAGTAATGGTTCTGCCAGATTCTGCTAGAGAATCCAGTGACAGACTCTATGAAGCCATTGACACGTATCTCCAG GTCCATGTCCAATTATCTGAAGAGGAAAAGATGAGACTCTGCTCCGTAGTCAACCGCGACAAGCTCTCGGCCGAAGCTTTGGAACACCTTGCTCAAAACTCAAACTTTCCATCGAGAGAAACAATCCGAAGTTTCATTACTCAACAATCCAAGATCAATATCTCAATCCATGATCACTTCTCTTATCTCAAAAACTCGAGTCAGTCTACCTTTCATAGTGATGCGAAGGGAGAGCAAGAGGCCCTTGAACAAATCCTTATTTATGCAAGAAGGCATGGACATTCAAAGAAGACTGACAATCTTGAAACAGAATTGCAAGGAATGCAGAAAAGGGTGGCTGAATGGGAGAAAGTTTGTACAATGATGTGTTCAGAGAAGAGAATTGTGACAAAACCAAGTTTGCATGGCCTTGGAAAGGCTAGATCATTGCCAAAACTCTGCTCATGA